A part of Acipenser ruthenus chromosome 12, fAciRut3.2 maternal haplotype, whole genome shotgun sequence genomic DNA contains:
- the LOC117417486 gene encoding DEP domain-containing protein 1A-like — MSFPESRIVTPGPYRATKLWNEVTKLFRAGMPLKKHRQHFRVYGSCFTAVSAVDWLHELLKNNSNFGPEVTRQQTVQLLRKFLKNHVIEDVKGRWGSETLEDNSQLYRFPPTSPLKAIQNCPLRARKSSANGLIKDKDGFFKFPYLNRRSSKKYEDEELRENTEPVSKAEPMEVPENVPQVHRREITQEDIDDVWRNITLIHLQKTLGLTSLEEVLDPAQVNPHHIVYNMTNVNKHGVVTLQDKLGDLPHWVLSAMKCLANWPKYDTKQPSYPGFERDVFKTVSDYFLNLPQPLLAFEFYELFVNVLVLCGYIVVPKTRQGKRKNEDDPCCPRPSKTQNLSNVIPFKSTECLLLSLVCKDALEGNQSPQHDEVFSDETGTRERMLQKGCARRIQQNNVASRRASDAMGGSCQNLSTFPMPARFRKRCYSLEGIMDVSVEGPSRDNSQYLLFQSEDNLASTKPNADSMIDSSSDAVSTVSSISSCTSDGCHKDDLPCSGQSITPCMLSQGFRSVTRPLISRSASIGNYLDIGQHNERTGSCFSMNAPVAEITMKPDFSSNIELRRPSLTASRKDGCAGSKYAAMNRRCLSTVELSRNSSTAASSLSTFARSVNADESLLQPQLERVAIEALQLCTLLLPPANRRKLQLLMRMISRMSQNVDMPRLHDAIGTRTLMVQTFSRCVLCCEVEVDLDELLATRLVSFLMDHHQEILQVPVYLQNAVQDHIDYLKKVQITYPGTGVSATLPVYSFCRQISTQEFEQQKLSASQAAIADLLESLLKDKNLSVKDKKKKLKQFQKEYPEIYNNRFPTTESEAQLFVDKPKIKPPMLIAMKKPKILGMRN; from the exons aTGAGTTTTCCGGAATCTCGCATCGTTACACCGGGTCCATACAGGGCTACTAAATTG tggaATGAAGTTACAAAACTGTTCAGGGCTGGGAtgccattaaaaaaacacagacagcactTCCGAGTTTATGGCAGCTGTTTTACTGCAGTGTCTGCTGTGGACTGGTTACATGAACTTCTGAAAAACAACAGTAATTTTGGTCCAGAAGTTACCAGACAACAAACAGTGCAGCTGCTGAGAAAGTTCCTGAAGAACCACGTGATTGAAGATGTGAAGGGGAGGTGGGGCTCAGAAACCCTGGAGGATAATAGTCAGCTCTATCG GTTTCCTCCAACATCGCCCTTGAAGGCAATTCAAAATTGCCCCCTGCGTGCAAGAAAGAGCAGTGCAAATGGTTTAATAAAGGATAAAGATGGCTTTTTTAAATTCCCTTACCTGAACAGAAGAAGCTCAAAGAAATACGAGGACGAGGAACTCCGG GAAAATACAGAGCCAGTAAGTAAAGCAGAGCCAATGGAAGTCCCTGAAAATGTGCCACAAGTGCACCGAAGAGAAATTACACAAGAGGATATAGATGATGTTTGGAGAAATATTACTCTAATACA tTTGCAGAAAACGTTGGGTCTAACCTCACTGGAAGAGGTCCTGGACCCAGCACAAGTTAACCCTCATCACATTGTGTACAACATGACTAACGTCAACAAGCATGGTGTTGTGACGTTACAGGACAAATTGG GGGACCTCCCTCACTGGGTATTATCTGCTATGAAGTGTTTAGCAAACT GGCCAAAGTACGATACAAAGCAGCCATCTTATCCTGGCTTTGAAAGGGATGTTTTCAAAACCGTTTCAGATTATTTTCTGAATCTTCCTCAACCGCTGCTGGCATTTGAATTCTATGAACTGTTTGTGAATGTCTtgg TTTTGTGCGGCTACATCGTGGTCCCAAAAACAAGACAAGGAAAACGTAAAAACGAGGATGATCCCTGCTGTCCTCGGCCATCAAAAACACAGAACTTAAGCAATGTTATCCCCTTCAAATCAACTGAATGTTTATTACTGAGTTTAGTCTGTAAAGATGCTTTAGAGGGCAATCAGTCCCCACAGCACGATGAAGTGTTTTCTGATGAGACAGGAACAAGGGAACGGATGCTGCAGAAGGGCTGTGCAAGGAGAATACAGCAGAACAATGTAGCTAGCAGACGAGCCAGTGATGCAATGGGAGGTAGCTGTCAAAATCTCTCCACCTTTCCCATGCCAGCTAGATTTAGGAAAAGGTGCTATTCTCTGGAAGGCATCATGgatgtttcagttgaaggtcctTCCAGAGACAATTCACAGTATCTCCTATTCCAGTCTGAAGACAACTTGGCCAGCACGAAGCCTAACGCAGATTCTATGATTGACAGTTCTTCTGATGCTGTCTCCACTGTGTCCTCTATTTCTTCATGTACTAGTGATGGATGCCATAAAGATGATTTACCATGCAGCGGTCAATCAATCACTCCTTGCATGCTGTCTCAGGGATTTCGATCTGTAACACGACCACTAATAAGCAGATCAGCCAGCATTGGCAATTATCTCGATATTGGCCAACATAATGAGAGAACCGGTAGTTGCTTTAGCATGAATGCTCCTGTGGCAGAAATAACCATGAAACCAGATTTTTCTTCCAACATTGAACTGAGGAGACCCAGTTTAACTGCCTCCAGGAAAGATGGCTGTGCTGGCTCTAAATATGCAGCTATGAACAGGCGATGTCTAAGCACCGTGGAACTTTCTAGAAACTCTTCTACCGCTGCATCATCCTTGTCCACTTTTGCACGAAGTGTCAATGCTGATGAAA GTCTTTTGCAGCCTCAGTTGGAAAGGGTTGCAATTGAAGCACTGCAACTATGCACCCTTTTACTACCTCCAGCCAACCGGCGTAAACTCCAGCTGCTGATGCGGATGATATCTCGAATGAGCCAGAATGTAGATATGCCACGGCTTCATGATGCTATTGGAACACGAACTTTG ATGGTGCAGACATTCTCCCGTTGTGTATTATGCTGTGAAGTGGAAGTTGACCTTGATGAACTCTTGGCAACAAGGCTGGTTTCCTTCTTAATGGATCACCACCAGGAGATTCTTCAAGTACCTGTTTACCTGCAGAATGCAGTTCAGGACCATATTGACTACCTCAAGAAAGTTCAG ATTACATATCCAGGGACAGGTGTGAGTGCCACCTTGCCAGTGTACTCCTTCTGCAGACAGATAAGCACTCAGGAATTTGAGCAACAGAAGTTATCTGCCTCCCAAGCTGCCATAGCTGATCTGCTAGAAAGCCTCCTCAAAGATAAAAATCTCTCTGTTAAGGACAAAAAGAAGAAGCTTAAGCAG TTTCAGAAAGAATATCCAGAAATCTACAACAATCGTTTCCCGACCACAGAAAGTGAAGCCC